A single Calidifontibacter indicus DNA region contains:
- a CDS encoding ParA family protein: protein MSQQDTLGPTGRPLPNFPSPPRLTAHGPARIIAMCNQKGGVGKTTTTINLGAALAEYGRKVLVVDFDPQGALSAGLGVRSNELDETVYNLLVERGHDIHKVIQPSGVDNLDVLPANIDLSAAEVQLVGEVAREMILARVLRPVEDEYDVILIDCQPSLGLLTVNALTASHGVIIPLECEFFAMRGVALLVETIDKVTDRLNPRLEIDGILATMYDGRTLHSRDVVRSVVDHFGDKVFHTTINRTVKFPDATLAAEPITKYASSHGAAEAYRQLARELIARGDAA from the coding sequence TTGAGCCAGCAGGACACGTTGGGTCCGACCGGACGACCGCTGCCGAACTTCCCGTCCCCACCCCGCCTCACCGCGCACGGCCCGGCGCGCATCATCGCGATGTGCAACCAGAAGGGCGGCGTCGGCAAGACGACCACGACGATCAACCTCGGTGCGGCGCTCGCGGAGTACGGCCGCAAGGTGCTCGTCGTCGACTTCGATCCGCAGGGTGCCCTGTCGGCGGGGCTCGGCGTGCGCAGCAACGAACTCGACGAGACGGTCTACAACCTGCTGGTCGAGCGCGGCCACGACATCCACAAGGTGATTCAGCCGTCGGGCGTCGACAATCTCGACGTGCTGCCGGCCAACATCGACCTGTCGGCGGCCGAGGTGCAACTGGTCGGTGAGGTCGCCCGCGAGATGATCCTGGCCCGGGTGCTGCGCCCGGTCGAGGACGAATACGACGTCATTCTCATCGACTGCCAGCCGAGCCTCGGCCTGCTCACCGTCAACGCGCTCACCGCGTCGCACGGCGTGATCATTCCGCTGGAGTGCGAGTTCTTCGCGATGCGCGGCGTCGCGTTGCTGGTCGAGACGATCGACAAGGTGACCGACCGGCTCAACCCGCGCCTGGAGATCGACGGCATCCTCGCCACGATGTACGACGGCCGCACCCTGCACAGCCGCGACGTCGTGCGCTCGGTGGTCGACCACTTCGGCGACAAGGTGTTCCACACCACCATCAACCGCACGGTGAAGTTCCCCGACGCCACGCTCGCCGCGGAGCCGATCACCAAGTACGCCTCGAGCCACGGCGCTGCCGAGGCCTACCGACAGTTGGCTCGTGAACTCATCGCTCGCGGCGACGCAGCCTGA
- the xerD gene encoding site-specific tyrosine recombinase XerD yields MSSTPLDRAARGWLDHLRVERGLSPHTLKAYGRDISRYTAYLAAAGVREPKDITETMVSGFLAHLRQGDDEHRPLAASSAARSLVAVRMFHRFLALEGETAVDAAEGVAPPTPGRRLPKAIGQDEMARLLDAAAVGDTPNSLRDRAVLELMYGIGARVSEVTGLDVDDVDLQTDTVRVFGKGDKERLLPLGRFAKEAIEAYLVRARPVFAGQGSGTPALFLNQRGGRLTRQSVWNLVQACGERANLGMHLSPHTLRHSFATHLLDGGADVRVVQELLGHASVTTTQIYTMVTVQQLREVFAGAHPRAT; encoded by the coding sequence ATGAGCTCCACACCGTTGGATCGAGCAGCAAGGGGCTGGCTCGATCACCTAAGGGTCGAACGCGGCTTGTCACCGCACACCCTCAAGGCGTACGGGCGTGACATCTCCCGCTACACCGCCTATCTCGCCGCGGCCGGCGTGCGTGAACCGAAGGACATCACCGAGACGATGGTGAGCGGTTTCCTCGCCCATCTGCGGCAGGGCGACGACGAGCACCGTCCGCTCGCCGCCTCGTCGGCGGCACGGTCGCTGGTGGCGGTGCGGATGTTCCACCGGTTCCTGGCGTTGGAGGGGGAGACCGCCGTCGATGCCGCCGAGGGTGTCGCGCCGCCCACGCCGGGACGACGGCTGCCGAAGGCGATCGGTCAGGACGAGATGGCCCGCCTGCTCGACGCGGCCGCTGTCGGCGACACCCCGAACTCGTTGCGGGACAGAGCTGTTCTGGAGTTGATGTACGGCATCGGCGCGCGGGTCAGCGAGGTGACCGGCCTCGACGTCGACGACGTCGATTTGCAGACCGACACCGTGCGGGTGTTCGGCAAGGGCGACAAGGAACGGCTGCTGCCGCTCGGCCGGTTCGCGAAGGAAGCGATCGAGGCGTATCTGGTGCGCGCCCGCCCGGTGTTCGCGGGGCAGGGCAGCGGCACCCCCGCGCTCTTCCTCAACCAGCGCGGCGGACGCCTGACCAGGCAGTCGGTCTGGAACCTCGTCCAGGCCTGTGGCGAGCGCGCGAACCTCGGCATGCACCTGTCGCCGCACACCCTGCGGCACTCGTTCGCGACCCATCTGCTCGACGGCGGCGCCGACGTGCGGGTCGTGCAGGAACTGCTCGGCCACGCCTCGGTGACCACCACGCAGATCTACACGATGGTCACCGTCCAGCAGTTGCGTGAGGTGTTCGCCGGCGCTCACCCGCGCGCGACCTGA
- the hisS gene encoding histidine--tRNA ligase: MASKVTPISGFQEWLPTDRIVEQHFLDTIREVFELHGFASINTRSVEPVERLSSQGEDADKEIYAVRRLAAPAGDDSEPSLGLHFDMTVPFARYVLENAGKLTFPFRRYQIQQAWRGERPQRGRYREFIQADIDIVDADQLPSHYEAELLLVIADVFSRLPVGDYTIHVNNRKICEGFYRGLGIDDVIGTLRIVDKLDKIGAEKVAELLVANGLTDDQAKQCLALAEISSPDGSFVERVRALGVEHPTLDEGLEHLASVIATASEHAPGVAVADLRIARGLDYYTGTVYETMLERDPGYGSICSGGRYDSLASDGKRTFPGVGISIGVSRLLGLLIGEEGLTASRQTPVAVLVAVNDEDSRAESTRIATALRARGIRTLVAPKAAKFGKQIQFADRRGIPFVWFPGAGDDGSDQVKDIRSGEQVGADAATWAPPSADLLPSLVLPQQPANS, encoded by the coding sequence ATGGCTTCCAAGGTCACCCCGATCAGTGGCTTCCAGGAATGGCTGCCGACCGACCGCATCGTCGAGCAGCACTTCCTCGACACCATCCGCGAGGTCTTCGAACTGCACGGGTTCGCCTCGATCAACACCCGCTCGGTCGAGCCGGTCGAGCGGCTGTCCAGCCAGGGTGAGGACGCCGACAAGGAGATCTACGCCGTCCGCCGGTTGGCCGCGCCGGCCGGTGACGACTCCGAGCCGTCGCTCGGCCTGCACTTCGACATGACGGTGCCCTTCGCGCGTTACGTTCTGGAGAACGCCGGCAAGCTCACCTTCCCGTTCCGTCGCTACCAGATCCAGCAGGCGTGGCGCGGGGAGCGGCCCCAGCGTGGCCGCTACCGCGAGTTCATCCAGGCAGACATCGACATCGTCGACGCCGACCAGTTGCCCTCGCACTACGAGGCCGAACTGCTGCTGGTGATCGCCGACGTCTTCTCCCGTCTCCCGGTCGGCGACTACACGATCCACGTCAACAACCGCAAGATCTGCGAAGGCTTCTACCGCGGGCTCGGCATCGACGACGTCATCGGCACCCTGCGCATCGTCGACAAGCTTGACAAGATCGGTGCCGAGAAGGTCGCCGAGTTGCTCGTCGCGAACGGCCTCACCGACGACCAGGCCAAGCAGTGCCTGGCGCTCGCCGAGATCAGTTCGCCCGACGGTTCGTTCGTCGAGCGGGTGCGTGCACTGGGTGTGGAGCACCCGACCCTGGACGAGGGCCTCGAACACCTGGCGTCGGTGATCGCCACCGCGTCCGAGCACGCGCCGGGTGTCGCCGTCGCCGACCTGCGCATCGCCCGCGGCCTCGACTACTACACCGGCACGGTCTACGAGACGATGCTCGAGCGCGACCCCGGCTACGGCTCGATCTGCTCCGGTGGGCGCTACGACTCGCTCGCCTCCGACGGCAAGCGCACCTTCCCCGGTGTCGGCATCTCGATCGGTGTATCCCGCCTGCTCGGGCTGCTCATCGGCGAGGAGGGTCTGACCGCGTCGCGCCAGACGCCGGTGGCGGTGCTCGTGGCCGTCAACGACGAGGACAGCCGGGCCGAGTCGACCCGCATCGCAACGGCGTTGCGCGCCAGGGGCATTCGCACCCTTGTCGCGCCGAAGGCGGCGAAGTTCGGCAAGCAGATCCAGTTCGCCGACCGGCGCGGCATCCCGTTCGTGTGGTTCCCGGGTGCGGGCGACGACGGTAGCGACCAGGTGAAGGACATCCGCTCGGGTGAGCAGGTGGGCGCCGATGCGGCCACCTGGGCACCGCCGTCCGCCGATCTGTTGCCGTCGTTGGTGTTGCCGCAGCAGCCGGCGAACTCCTAG
- a CDS encoding MBL fold metallo-hydrolase translates to MLTVYFPAQAFATNCYVLATGRGQECVVVDPGIGVVDQLREVLTEYDLKPTAVLLTHGHVDHVYSVTPVCGGELGAYIHGDDRYRLEDPLKLLQPGMLAMFEQQFGASATWKEPEKIVEVNDQQRLSLAGLDLTVHHAPGHTEGSVMFSLDTVPDGLPDEVGVTSTLLSGDVLFSGSIGRTDLPGGSHDAMQRSLKNVVLPMPDDRLVLPGHGPGTTVAAERAANPFLQGL, encoded by the coding sequence GTGTTGACCGTCTACTTCCCGGCCCAGGCCTTCGCCACCAACTGCTACGTGCTCGCCACCGGACGCGGCCAGGAATGCGTGGTGGTCGACCCGGGCATCGGTGTCGTCGACCAGTTGCGTGAGGTGCTCACCGAGTACGACCTCAAACCGACCGCGGTGCTGCTCACCCACGGTCACGTCGACCACGTCTACTCGGTCACCCCGGTCTGCGGCGGCGAACTGGGCGCCTACATCCACGGCGACGACCGCTACCGGCTGGAAGACCCGCTGAAGCTGCTTCAGCCCGGCATGCTCGCGATGTTCGAGCAGCAGTTCGGCGCGTCGGCCACCTGGAAGGAGCCGGAGAAGATCGTCGAGGTGAACGACCAGCAGCGCCTGAGCCTGGCCGGGCTCGACCTCACCGTGCATCACGCCCCGGGTCACACCGAGGGCTCGGTGATGTTCTCGCTCGACACCGTGCCCGACGGTCTGCCCGACGAGGTCGGCGTGACCTCGACGCTGCTGTCCGGAGACGTGCTGTTCTCCGGGTCGATCGGCCGCACCGACCTGCCGGGCGGCTCGCACGACGCGATGCAGCGCTCGCTGAAGAACGTGGTGCTGCCGATGCCCGACGACCGTCTGGTGCTGCCCGGGCACGGTCCGGGCACCACGGTGGCGGCCGAGCGCGCGGCAAACCCCTTCCTGCAGGGCCTGTGA
- a CDS encoding peptidylprolyl isomerase — protein MRHTLHHRQHLLVSLRRPLIAVLATACLTAGLSACADGADSPQNVTSSQKSTPVTCTTAPTPRAKDQALTLPDKKTAQGQVFIAKVETNCGTITLELDGDKAPQTVASFLQLAKGYYDDTPCHRFVPEFVLQCGDPTGTGQGGPGYTFGIENAPSDNQYPKGTLAMARQANNADSNGGQFFITVADTSIPADSAGGYTIFGKVVGGMDVVDHVAAAGAAAEDANGNTAPNQPISVLKISISKK, from the coding sequence GTGCGTCACACCCTGCACCACCGTCAGCACCTTTTGGTGTCGCTGCGGCGTCCGCTGATCGCCGTGTTGGCGACGGCCTGCCTTACCGCCGGCCTGTCGGCGTGCGCCGACGGCGCGGACAGCCCGCAGAACGTCACCTCGTCGCAGAAGTCGACGCCGGTCACCTGCACGACCGCGCCGACGCCGCGTGCCAAGGATCAGGCGCTGACGCTGCCGGACAAGAAGACCGCGCAGGGCCAGGTGTTCATCGCCAAGGTCGAGACCAACTGCGGCACGATCACCCTGGAACTGGACGGCGACAAGGCGCCGCAGACCGTGGCGTCGTTTCTGCAGTTGGCCAAGGGCTACTACGACGACACCCCGTGCCACCGGTTCGTGCCCGAGTTCGTGCTGCAGTGCGGCGACCCGACCGGCACCGGTCAGGGCGGTCCGGGCTACACCTTCGGCATCGAGAACGCGCCGTCCGACAACCAGTACCCCAAGGGCACCCTGGCGATGGCCCGCCAGGCCAACAACGCCGACAGCAACGGTGGACAGTTCTTCATCACCGTCGCCGACACCTCCATTCCCGCCGACTCCGCCGGTGGGTACACGATCTTTGGCAAGGTAGTGGGTGGAATGGACGTGGTCGACCATGTCGCCGCGGCCGGCGCCGCGGCCGAGGACGCCAATGGCAACACCGCACCCAACCAGCCGATCTCCGTCCTGAAGATCAGCATCAGCAAGAAGTGA
- a CDS encoding DUF349 domain-containing protein codes for MSTDAPKPTPRPGVPTPAAMKPHPPAADAPSATPAAPASNSTSFGRVAEDGTVFVRTPDGEKEVGSYPDATHEEALAYFARKYDELAASANLLLQRVVQTDLSTQDGQASLKTLRQQVAEANVVGDLPALDNTVEQIATALSAKAEVESQARAEAKKEAAGQREALVAEAEKIAGQPVEKVQWKQSTSRMRELLDEWKALQRSQVRLDKETENALWARFSAARNGFDKTRRSHFAKLDEEHASAKAAKQKLVAEAEKLSTSTAWGPTASAFKRLMSDWKRAGRASRSDDDALWAKFKAAQDAFFNAKDEVVAAENVEFEANLKVKEELLAQAQALLPIKNLEQTKKDLHAIQDKWDAAGKVPRKDIDRMERGMRKVEQAIRDAEGAQWKKSDPELAARAGSFAAQLQKAVDDLQADLSAAEAAGDSKKAAKIGEELKAKQAWLDQAMGGVKEFGG; via the coding sequence ATGTCGACCGACGCACCGAAGCCGACCCCCCGCCCGGGAGTGCCCACGCCCGCCGCGATGAAGCCGCATCCGCCGGCCGCGGATGCGCCGTCGGCCACCCCCGCCGCACCGGCGAGCAACTCCACCTCCTTCGGCCGGGTCGCCGAAGACGGCACCGTGTTCGTGCGCACCCCCGACGGCGAGAAGGAGGTGGGCTCCTACCCGGATGCCACCCACGAGGAGGCGCTCGCCTACTTCGCGCGCAAGTACGACGAACTGGCCGCGTCGGCCAACCTGCTGCTGCAGCGCGTCGTGCAGACCGATCTGTCGACCCAGGACGGGCAGGCGTCGCTGAAGACCCTGCGCCAGCAGGTGGCCGAGGCGAATGTCGTCGGCGACCTGCCCGCGCTCGACAACACCGTCGAGCAGATCGCGACCGCGCTGTCTGCGAAGGCCGAGGTCGAGTCGCAGGCCCGCGCCGAGGCAAAGAAGGAAGCCGCCGGCCAGCGCGAGGCGCTCGTGGCCGAGGCCGAGAAGATCGCCGGGCAGCCGGTCGAGAAGGTGCAGTGGAAGCAGTCGACCTCCCGCATGCGTGAGCTGCTGGATGAGTGGAAGGCGTTGCAGCGCAGCCAGGTTCGCCTCGACAAGGAGACCGAGAACGCGCTCTGGGCCCGCTTCAGCGCAGCCCGCAACGGCTTCGACAAGACCCGCCGCTCCCACTTCGCCAAGCTCGACGAGGAGCACGCGTCGGCGAAGGCCGCCAAGCAGAAGCTCGTCGCCGAGGCCGAGAAGCTGTCGACCAGCACCGCGTGGGGCCCGACGGCGTCAGCGTTCAAGCGTCTGATGTCCGATTGGAAGCGCGCCGGCCGGGCGTCGCGCTCCGACGACGACGCGCTGTGGGCGAAGTTCAAGGCCGCACAGGACGCGTTCTTCAACGCCAAGGACGAGGTCGTCGCCGCCGAGAACGTCGAGTTCGAGGCCAACCTGAAGGTGAAGGAAGAACTCCTCGCCCAGGCCCAGGCGTTGCTGCCGATCAAGAACCTCGAGCAGACCAAGAAGGACCTCCACGCGATCCAGGACAAGTGGGACGCCGCCGGCAAGGTGCCACGCAAGGACATCGACCGGATGGAGCGCGGCATGCGCAAGGTCGAGCAGGCGATCCGCGACGCCGAGGGCGCGCAGTGGAAGAAGTCCGATCCCGAGCTCGCTGCTCGCGCAGGGTCGTTCGCGGCCCAGTTGCAGAAGGCCGTCGACGACCTGCAGGCCGACCTGAGCGCCGCCGAGGCCGCCGGCGATTCCAAGAAGGCCGCGAAGATCGGCGAGGAGCTCAAGGCGAAGCAGGCCTGGCTCGACCAGGCGATGGGCGGCGTGAAGGAGTTCGGCGGCTGA
- a CDS encoding M18 family aminopeptidase, with product MTSGQSSIDSGHDAADGLVDYLNASPSPFHACATSGGLLEAAGFRKVAETDAWPTESGRYYLVRGGTLVAWSTEHSADATTPFRIVGAHTDSPNFRIKPNPDHGRLGFAQLGVEPYGGLIVNSWLDRDLGLSGRVAVRENGSATTRLLQIDEPLLRISRLAIHLDRSAAEGESLNRQFQLAPHWGLGEVPSFAHFLAERLAVEPQDVLGWDVMTHDVQPAARTGLNGEFVAGARMDNLATSYAGTRALIAAVDAAPSAPTTQVLVLFDHEEIGSMTERGAFSVLLPTVLERIVTGLGGGREEFHRALAGTVIASGDMAHATHPNYADRHEPDHQIALNGGPVLKVNTNGRYATDSVGAASFKLACEQAGVPMQSFVMRSDLPCGSTVGPMTSALTGATTVDFGAPTLSMHSVRELVGAADQGMYAAALAAFLSPA from the coding sequence ATGACGTCCGGTCAGTCCTCCATCGATTCGGGTCACGACGCGGCCGACGGGCTCGTCGACTACCTCAACGCCAGCCCGTCGCCGTTTCACGCCTGCGCGACCTCCGGTGGTCTGCTCGAGGCCGCCGGGTTCCGGAAGGTCGCCGAGACCGACGCCTGGCCGACCGAGTCCGGCCGCTACTACCTGGTGCGTGGTGGCACGCTGGTCGCCTGGTCGACCGAGCATTCCGCGGACGCCACCACGCCGTTCCGGATCGTCGGGGCCCACACCGACTCCCCCAACTTCCGCATCAAACCGAACCCCGACCACGGCCGGCTCGGCTTCGCTCAGTTGGGGGTCGAGCCCTACGGCGGCCTGATCGTCAACAGCTGGCTCGACCGCGACCTGGGACTCTCCGGACGCGTCGCCGTGCGCGAGAACGGCTCTGCGACAACCCGTTTGCTGCAGATCGACGAGCCGCTCCTGCGCATCTCCCGCCTCGCGATCCACCTCGACCGCAGCGCCGCCGAGGGTGAGTCGCTCAACCGACAGTTCCAGTTGGCACCGCACTGGGGCCTCGGCGAAGTGCCGTCGTTCGCGCACTTCCTCGCCGAACGGTTGGCGGTCGAGCCGCAGGACGTGCTCGGCTGGGACGTCATGACCCACGACGTGCAGCCCGCGGCCCGCACCGGGTTGAACGGCGAGTTCGTCGCCGGCGCCCGGATGGACAACCTGGCGACGTCGTACGCCGGCACCCGCGCGCTGATCGCGGCGGTCGACGCCGCGCCGTCCGCCCCCACCACCCAGGTGTTGGTGCTGTTCGACCACGAGGAGATCGGCAGCATGACCGAACGCGGCGCGTTCTCGGTGCTGCTGCCGACGGTGCTCGAGCGCATCGTCACCGGCCTCGGCGGCGGACGCGAGGAGTTCCACCGGGCCCTGGCCGGCACGGTCATCGCGTCCGGGGACATGGCGCACGCGACCCACCCCAACTACGCCGACCGGCACGAACCCGACCACCAAATCGCCCTGAACGGCGGGCCCGTGCTCAAGGTCAACACCAACGGTCGCTACGCCACCGACAGCGTCGGGGCGGCGTCGTTCAAGCTGGCCTGCGAGCAGGCCGGGGTGCCGATGCAGTCGTTCGTGATGCGCTCCGACCTCCCGTGTGGTTCGACCGTCGGCCCGATGACCTCCGCGCTGACCGGTGCGACGACCGTCGACTTCGGTGCACCGACGCTGTCGATGCACTCGGTGCGCGAACTCGTCGGCGCCGCCGACCAGGGCATGTACGCCGCCGCCCTCGCGGCGTTCCTGTCCCCCGCCTGA
- a CDS encoding RelA/SpoT family protein → MVEQERSGSRVRARLVRLGAPRTPQHQVLGPLLRTVRATHPKADVTLIERAYAVAERAHRGQTRKSGDPYITHPLAVTTILAELGMQPAVLAAALLHDTVEDTDYSLTQLRADFGDEIALLVDGVTKLDKMTYGQAAQAETVRKMVVAMAKDIRVLVIKLADRLHNARTWRYVSVESATRKANETLDIYAPLAHRLGMNTIKWELEDLCFAVLHPKVYDEIARLVAEAAPAREQYLQGFREQVTSDLKAARIEAAVTSRPKHYYSVYQKMIVRGREFKDIYDLVAVRILVDSVRDCYAVLGTLHTRWSPVPGRFKDYIATPKMNMYQSLHTTVIGPDGKAVEIQIRTHAMHHRAEYGVAAHWKYKDEAKSAATGIPAAPDGGQVDEMAWFRQLLEWQRETSDPDEFLDNLRFDVGSQEVYVFTPKGEVVGLPVGSTPVDFAYAVHTEVGHHTIGARINGRLAPLESPVENGDVIEILTSKADGAGPSRDWLNFVKSPRARSKIRQWFSRERREEAIESGKDLLAKALRKQGQGIQRLMNADLLAQVARDLHYQDIDALYAAVGDNHVSAEHVSKLLRDAVGGADETAAETEDPEPITTRAQTRRRAGDPGVTVVGTDDVWVKLARCCTPMPGDDIIGFVTTGHGVSVHRDDCTNADQLRAQPDRLIEVAWAPSAASVFMVQLQVEALDRKGLLSDVTRVLTEQHVNILSANLSTAQNRVAISRFTFEMGDAGHLDHVIRAVRKVDGVFDVYRLTGSGHRVGA, encoded by the coding sequence ATGGTCGAGCAGGAACGTTCCGGATCCCGCGTGCGGGCCCGGCTGGTGCGCCTCGGCGCACCCCGCACCCCCCAGCACCAGGTGTTGGGACCCCTGCTGCGCACCGTCCGGGCCACCCACCCGAAGGCCGACGTCACGCTCATCGAGCGGGCCTACGCAGTGGCCGAGCGGGCCCACCGCGGCCAGACCCGCAAGTCGGGCGACCCGTACATCACCCATCCGCTCGCGGTCACCACGATCCTCGCCGAGCTGGGGATGCAGCCGGCGGTGCTCGCGGCGGCCCTGCTGCACGACACGGTCGAAGACACCGACTACTCGCTGACCCAGCTGCGGGCCGACTTCGGCGACGAGATCGCGCTGCTGGTCGACGGCGTCACCAAGCTCGACAAGATGACCTACGGGCAGGCCGCCCAGGCCGAGACCGTCCGCAAGATGGTCGTGGCGATGGCCAAGGACATCCGGGTGCTCGTCATCAAACTCGCCGACCGCCTGCACAACGCCCGCACCTGGCGGTACGTGTCGGTGGAGTCGGCCACCCGCAAGGCCAACGAGACTCTCGACATCTACGCCCCGCTGGCGCACCGCCTCGGCATGAACACCATCAAGTGGGAGTTGGAAGATCTCTGCTTCGCGGTGTTGCATCCGAAGGTCTACGACGAGATCGCCCGGCTGGTCGCCGAGGCGGCACCGGCCCGCGAGCAGTACCTGCAGGGTTTCCGGGAGCAGGTGACCAGCGACCTCAAGGCGGCCCGCATCGAGGCGGCGGTCACCAGCCGTCCGAAGCACTACTACTCCGTGTACCAGAAGATGATCGTGCGCGGCCGGGAGTTCAAGGACATCTACGACCTGGTCGCGGTGCGCATCCTGGTCGACTCCGTGCGTGACTGTTATGCGGTGCTCGGCACACTGCACACCCGGTGGAGCCCGGTGCCGGGGCGGTTCAAGGACTACATCGCCACCCCGAAGATGAACATGTACCAGTCGTTGCACACGACGGTCATCGGCCCCGACGGCAAGGCCGTCGAGATCCAGATCCGCACCCACGCGATGCACCACCGCGCCGAATACGGTGTCGCCGCCCACTGGAAGTACAAGGACGAAGCCAAGTCGGCGGCCACCGGCATCCCGGCAGCCCCCGACGGTGGCCAGGTCGACGAGATGGCGTGGTTCCGGCAGCTGCTCGAATGGCAGCGCGAGACCTCCGACCCCGACGAGTTCCTCGACAACCTGCGCTTCGACGTCGGCAGCCAGGAGGTCTACGTCTTCACCCCGAAGGGCGAGGTCGTCGGGCTCCCGGTCGGGTCGACCCCGGTCGACTTCGCCTACGCGGTGCACACCGAGGTCGGTCACCACACCATCGGTGCGCGCATCAACGGACGGCTCGCGCCGCTGGAGTCGCCGGTCGAGAACGGCGACGTCATCGAGATCCTGACCAGCAAGGCCGACGGTGCCGGCCCGAGCCGCGACTGGCTGAACTTCGTCAAGAGCCCCCGGGCCCGCAGCAAGATCAGGCAGTGGTTCTCCCGCGAGCGTCGCGAAGAAGCCATCGAGTCGGGCAAAGACCTGCTCGCCAAGGCGCTGCGCAAGCAGGGCCAGGGCATCCAGCGGCTGATGAACGCCGACCTGCTCGCGCAGGTGGCCCGCGACCTGCACTACCAAGACATCGACGCGCTCTACGCCGCGGTCGGCGACAACCACGTGTCGGCCGAACACGTCTCCAAGCTGCTGCGCGATGCTGTCGGCGGGGCCGACGAGACGGCCGCCGAGACCGAAGACCCGGAGCCGATCACCACCCGCGCCCAGACGCGGCGACGGGCCGGCGACCCGGGTGTCACCGTCGTCGGCACCGACGACGTGTGGGTGAAGCTGGCCCGCTGCTGCACTCCGATGCCGGGTGACGACATCATCGGGTTCGTCACCACCGGCCACGGGGTGTCGGTGCACCGCGACGACTGCACCAACGCCGACCAGTTGCGCGCACAACCCGACCGGCTCATCGAGGTCGCGTGGGCGCCGTCCGCCGCGAGCGTGTTCATGGTGCAGTTGCAGGTCGAGGCCCTCGACCGCAAGGGGCTGCTGTCGGACGTGACCCGCGTGCTCACCGAGCAGCACGTCAACATCCTGTCGGCGAACCTCTCGACCGCCCAGAACCGCGTCGCGATCTCCCGGTTCACCTTCGAGATGGGCGATGCCGGACACCTCGACCACGTGATCCGCGCCGTCCGCAAGGTCGACGGGGTGTTCGACGTCTACCGGCTCACCGGCTCCGGCCACCGGGTCGGCGCCTGA
- a CDS encoding adenine phosphoribosyltransferase: protein MSGGTGSDVTTDIQQLLLSRVHDIPDFPKPGVLFKDLNPLFADAAAFAAVLDHIASRWEGKVDMVGGIEARGFIVGTPLAQRMGVGFLPVRKAGKLPGETISQTYDLEYGTATVEVAKDACRGKRVLLVDDVLATGGTASATAQLLQRAGAEVAGLEFLLEVAFLQGRALLADHEISVVAQA from the coding sequence ATGAGCGGCGGGACGGGTAGCGACGTGACCACCGATATCCAGCAGTTGCTGCTGTCGCGGGTGCACGACATCCCCGACTTCCCCAAGCCGGGCGTGCTGTTCAAGGACCTCAACCCGCTGTTCGCCGACGCTGCAGCGTTCGCTGCGGTGCTCGACCACATCGCCTCCCGGTGGGAGGGCAAGGTCGACATGGTCGGCGGCATCGAGGCGCGCGGCTTCATCGTCGGCACGCCGTTGGCGCAGCGGATGGGCGTCGGCTTCCTGCCGGTGCGCAAGGCCGGCAAGCTGCCGGGGGAGACGATCAGCCAGACCTACGACCTGGAGTACGGCACGGCCACCGTCGAGGTGGCCAAGGACGCCTGCCGCGGGAAGCGTGTGCTGCTGGTCGACGACGTGTTGGCCACCGGCGGCACGGCCTCGGCGACGGCGCAGCTGCTGCAGCGCGCGGGCGCCGAGGTGGCCGGACTGGAGTTCCTGCTCGAGGTCGCCTTCCTCCAAGGGCGGGCGCTGCTGGCCGACCACGAAATCAGTGTCGTCGCACAGGCCTGA